A genomic window from Microvirga sp. TS319 includes:
- a CDS encoding heme-binding protein — MSDLSLKTAQTIAEATLKTARDKSFKPLSVVVYDARGALKALLSEDGTSLKRAEIAMGKAYGALSLGVGSRALHKMATDRPYFVAAATHAVGGQLVPVPGGVLIKDSQGQILGAVGVSGDTSDNDEIAAAGGIEAAGLVFDAGA, encoded by the coding sequence ATGTCCGATCTCAGCCTGAAGACTGCCCAGACCATCGCCGAAGCGACCCTGAAGACCGCCCGGGACAAGTCGTTCAAGCCGCTCTCGGTCGTCGTTTACGATGCGCGCGGCGCCCTGAAAGCGCTCCTTTCCGAGGACGGCACGAGCCTCAAGCGCGCCGAGATCGCCATGGGCAAGGCCTATGGCGCGCTGTCCCTCGGCGTCGGCTCGCGGGCTCTCCACAAGATGGCGACCGATCGCCCCTATTTCGTGGCCGCCGCCACACACGCAGTGGGCGGGCAGCTCGTACCGGTTCCGGGCGGCGTGCTGATCAAGGATTCCCAGGGCCAGATCCTCGGAGCCGTCGGCGTGTCCGGCGACACCTCCGACAATGACGAGATCGCCGCAGCGGGCGGGATCGAAGCCGCGGGCCTCGTGTTCGACGCAGGGGCTTGA